The following are encoded in a window of Halorubrum aethiopicum genomic DNA:
- a CDS encoding heavy metal translocating P-type ATPase, with product MTQPDERSHDETGEPRGQTHEDGHTHDHDHGDHEHGHHTGQDDEDVVSSVDSEDVAQLSVPEMDCPSCAGKVESSVGKLDGIDSVDPQVTTGTLTVSYDREQTSATAITERVEKAGYAVENAGELTSKFTVPEMDCASCAGKIENALDRVDRVTTYETQPTTRTVVVTYDSSRGGEADVIDAIESAGYEVTDTAGDGSERQNAAGDRESIWTSSRALKTWVSGGFVALGLFFEFFLTGQNALVAEVVGRELLIADLFFLVAVGTAGQVIFRNGYYSALNRNLDIDLLMSIAISGAIVASLVFGESLYFEAATLAFLFSIAELLEQYSMDRARNSLRELMDLSPDEATVKRDGEEVTLPVDNVAVGDIVVVRPGEKIPMDGNVIDGESAVNQAPITGESVPVDKTPGDEVYAGTINEQGYLEVEVTSEAGDNTLSRIVQMVEDAQSNKTEREQFVERFSSYYTPVVVGFAIVVAVIPPLLFSVSWPTFIVYGLTLLVLACPCAFVISTPVSVVSGITSAAKNGVLIKGGNHLEAMGAVEAIAMDKTGTITKGELTVTDIVPLNGNSEGDVLRCASGLESRSEHPIGDAIVEFAEESDVDAPSVDDFESITGKGVEADLDGEKHYAGKPGLFEELGFDLEHVHATTDGGVVTTRSRRICERNDCLDLLEETVPELQSQGKTVVLVGTEDELEGVIAVADEIRPGAKQAIQRLHDLGVEHIVMLTGDNERTARAIATEVGIDEFRAELLPDEKVEAITELDEKYDGVAMIGDGVNDAPALATATVGVAMGAAGTDTALETADIALMSDDLSKLPYLYDLSHDANSVIRQNIWTSLGAKGLLALGVPFGLVPIWAAVLIGDAGMTLGVTGNAMRLSRITPTADDETTASDG from the coding sequence ATGACCCAACCTGACGAAAGATCCCACGACGAAACTGGTGAACCACGGGGTCAGACCCACGAGGATGGTCATACGCACGACCACGATCATGGAGATCACGAACACGGTCATCACACCGGACAAGATGACGAAGATGTTGTTTCATCGGTAGATAGTGAGGACGTTGCGCAGTTATCGGTCCCGGAGATGGACTGTCCATCCTGTGCCGGAAAGGTCGAGAGCAGCGTCGGAAAGCTGGACGGCATCGACAGCGTCGATCCGCAGGTGACGACGGGGACGCTGACAGTCTCCTACGATCGCGAGCAAACGAGCGCCACCGCGATAACTGAACGCGTTGAGAAAGCGGGATACGCGGTGGAGAACGCTGGCGAACTGACCTCGAAATTCACCGTCCCGGAGATGGATTGCGCATCGTGCGCGGGCAAGATCGAAAACGCCCTCGACAGGGTCGACAGAGTGACAACGTACGAGACACAGCCGACGACCAGAACCGTCGTTGTCACGTACGATTCGTCGAGAGGCGGGGAAGCGGATGTCATCGACGCGATCGAAAGCGCTGGGTATGAGGTCACAGACACAGCAGGCGACGGATCGGAACGTCAAAACGCGGCCGGAGATCGTGAGAGCATTTGGACAAGCTCTCGCGCGCTCAAAACGTGGGTCAGCGGTGGGTTCGTCGCGCTTGGGCTCTTCTTCGAGTTCTTCCTTACCGGCCAGAACGCTCTCGTAGCCGAGGTCGTCGGTCGCGAGCTGCTCATCGCGGATCTCTTCTTCCTCGTGGCCGTCGGAACCGCCGGGCAGGTCATCTTCCGTAACGGCTACTACTCCGCGCTCAATCGGAACCTCGACATCGACCTGCTGATGAGCATTGCCATCAGCGGTGCCATCGTCGCGAGCCTCGTCTTCGGCGAATCGCTCTACTTCGAGGCCGCCACGCTCGCGTTCCTGTTCAGTATCGCCGAACTCCTCGAACAGTATTCGATGGATCGCGCGCGCAACTCCCTCAGAGAATTAATGGATCTGTCTCCGGACGAAGCGACGGTGAAACGGGACGGCGAGGAGGTGACGCTTCCCGTTGATAACGTGGCGGTCGGCGACATCGTCGTCGTGCGTCCGGGAGAAAAAATTCCGATGGATGGGAACGTGATCGACGGAGAGAGTGCCGTCAATCAGGCCCCCATTACCGGTGAGAGCGTGCCCGTCGACAAGACGCCGGGGGATGAGGTGTACGCGGGGACGATCAACGAGCAGGGGTATCTCGAAGTCGAGGTCACCTCCGAAGCGGGCGATAACACGCTCTCCCGCATCGTCCAGATGGTCGAGGACGCGCAATCGAACAAGACGGAACGCGAGCAGTTCGTCGAGCGGTTCTCCTCGTACTACACGCCGGTCGTCGTCGGCTTCGCGATCGTGGTAGCGGTTATTCCGCCGCTCCTGTTCAGCGTGTCGTGGCCGACGTTCATCGTCTACGGACTCACGCTGCTCGTGCTGGCGTGTCCGTGCGCGTTCGTCATTTCGACGCCCGTCTCGGTCGTCTCGGGGATCACGAGCGCCGCGAAGAACGGCGTTCTCATCAAGGGCGGCAACCACCTCGAAGCGATGGGCGCGGTCGAAGCGATCGCGATGGACAAGACAGGGACGATCACGAAGGGCGAACTCACGGTCACGGACATCGTCCCGCTCAACGGCAACAGCGAGGGAGACGTCCTCCGGTGTGCCAGCGGGCTGGAGTCGCGGTCGGAACATCCTATCGGCGACGCAATCGTCGAATTTGCCGAGGAGAGCGACGTCGATGCCCCTTCGGTCGACGATTTCGAGAGTATCACCGGCAAGGGGGTCGAGGCTGATCTCGACGGCGAGAAACATTACGCAGGCAAGCCTGGTCTCTTCGAGGAACTCGGATTCGACCTCGAGCACGTCCATGCGACGACTGACGGCGGTGTCGTGACGACGAGGAGCCGTCGGATATGCGAGCGCAACGACTGTCTCGACCTGCTTGAGGAGACGGTTCCCGAGCTCCAGTCACAGGGAAAGACCGTCGTGCTCGTTGGTACCGAAGACGAACTCGAGGGCGTCATCGCCGTGGCTGATGAGATCCGGCCCGGAGCGAAGCAGGCGATCCAGCGACTCCACGACCTCGGTGTCGAACACATCGTCATGCTCACGGGGGACAACGAACGGACCGCCCGTGCGATTGCGACCGAGGTCGGCATCGACGAGTTCCGGGCGGAACTCCTGCCTGATGAGAAGGTCGAGGCGATCACGGAACTCGACGAGAAGTACGACGGAGTCGCGATGATCGGCGACGGCGTCAACGACGCGCCGGCACTCGCAACGGCGACTGTGGGCGTCGCAATGGGCGCGGCCGGAACGGATACCGCGCTCGAAACAGCGGATATCGCGCTCATGAGCGACGACCTATCGAAGCTGCCGTACCTCTACGACCTCTCTCACGACGCGAACAGCGTGATTCGGCAGAACATCTGGACGAGTCTCGGTGCCAAGGGCCTGCTCGCACTGGGCGTCCCGTTCGGCTTGGTTCCGATTTGGGCGGCCGTCCTCATCGGTGACGCCGGGATGACGCTCGGGGTCACTGGCAATGCGATGCGTCTCTCTCGAATCACGCCGACAGCAGACGACGAAACCACCGCTTCGGATGGGTAG
- a CDS encoding thioredoxin domain-containing protein: MTVHTCPICTDQFETAGAARDHTWNAHSACHYCGEQLGDETEEQLYRHWLAAHPDYLSRVDYKRADTAADSHTFSERLSEGGAGAAVGGLTRRQLLLAGGGIATAGVVIGATALSNNTGTEPDDGANAGGDAGAVTTAPIPDSPGNFRYATMGSADADVTVTYFGSWKCPYCAQFSTGMLSQLVTDYVEPGTIALEFRNLAYIGGDPFLGPDVPAAGQAGLAVWNTDPASYWAFHEYVFRNQPPESDQWATTGRLVGFAQAVGVSETASIRTAIQENQYDDALRATDSAASDASVDATPTLLIDGTTVNPLGNEERARQLIEDAAESN; encoded by the coding sequence ATGACTGTTCATACCTGCCCGATCTGTACTGATCAATTCGAAACAGCTGGAGCAGCGCGTGACCACACATGGAACGCTCACAGCGCCTGCCATTATTGTGGTGAACAACTCGGTGACGAAACTGAGGAACAGCTCTACAGACACTGGCTCGCCGCGCATCCGGATTACCTCTCACGTGTGGACTACAAACGGGCGGATACAGCCGCTGATTCACACACGTTCTCAGAGCGGCTCTCCGAGGGAGGTGCCGGAGCTGCTGTCGGAGGACTGACCCGCCGACAGCTTCTCCTCGCCGGTGGTGGTATCGCCACTGCCGGTGTCGTGATCGGCGCCACCGCTCTCTCTAACAATACGGGTACTGAACCGGATGACGGCGCAAATGCTGGAGGTGATGCGGGTGCCGTCACCACTGCCCCAATTCCGGACTCGCCTGGGAACTTCCGGTATGCGACGATGGGATCCGCTGATGCCGATGTCACGGTGACATACTTCGGGAGCTGGAAGTGTCCGTACTGCGCCCAGTTCAGTACGGGGATGCTCTCACAACTCGTGACGGACTACGTGGAACCAGGTACGATCGCGCTCGAGTTCCGCAATCTCGCATATATCGGTGGCGACCCATTTTTGGGCCCCGATGTACCGGCAGCCGGGCAGGCCGGATTAGCCGTCTGGAACACTGACCCAGCCTCATACTGGGCATTTCACGAATACGTGTTCCGGAATCAGCCACCCGAGAGCGACCAGTGGGCGACCACCGGAAGATTGGTCGGGTTTGCTCAGGCCGTAGGCGTCTCTGAGACAGCGTCGATCCGCACGGCGATCCAAGAAAATCAGTACGACGACGCGCTTCGGGCGACTGACAGTGCTGCAAGCGATGCCAGTGTCGACGCCACACCCACGCTCCTCATCGATGGCACGACGGTCAATCCACTCGGAAACGAAGAACGAGCAAGACAGTTGATCGAAGATGCAGCTGAATCAAACTGA
- a CDS encoding cytochrome ubiquinol oxidase subunit I, which produces MFAVSFGVGTATKLVFEFEFGIHFAAFSMTAKELFSGSFFLEEMLACLIETMLRWAFIFNCDCTENLIDSTLISKRNSIR; this is translated from the coding sequence ATCTTTGCGGTCAGCTTTGGCGTTGGAACAGCGACCAAATTAGTCTTTGAGTTCGAATTCGGAATACACTTCGCTGCGTTCTCAATGACCGCTAAGGAGCTATTCAGCGGCTCGTTTTTCCTCGAAGAGATGCTGGCCTGTCTAATTGAAACGATGTTGCGTTGGGCCTTCATTTTTAACTGCGACTGTACTGAGAACCTGATTGACTCTACATTGATCTCAAAGAGAAATTCTATACGATAG
- a CDS encoding CPBP family intramembrane glutamic endopeptidase — translation MSSISRFRSVASAISLTYGSYVAGTVIVLAVVTVVRLFGVDLASRPALRLVVSTLFLQGVTFGGITVLYLKGRDLGFGFVPVRLPDKRDGAVIVGGSIVILGLLFAASSVIAALGLSTAQNQIVEVGQQNPSVFLLLIPLQFLLVGPGEELLFRGLVQGTLRETLHPARAIVLASALFASIHLFSLSGEGKLVYIGIAFLLALVLGAAYEYTDNLAVPAVIHGAYNAIQFASAYLTATGGM, via the coding sequence ATGTCATCGATATCTCGTTTCCGATCCGTCGCCTCGGCGATCAGTCTCACGTATGGATCGTACGTCGCGGGGACAGTCATAGTTCTGGCCGTCGTGACAGTCGTCAGGCTGTTCGGAGTCGACCTCGCGTCACGTCCAGCACTCAGGCTGGTTGTGAGTACACTCTTCCTTCAAGGGGTGACGTTCGGGGGCATCACCGTCCTCTATCTCAAAGGCCGTGACCTCGGGTTCGGATTCGTGCCAGTCCGTCTGCCTGACAAACGTGACGGGGCGGTTATCGTCGGGGGGAGTATCGTAATCCTGGGGTTGCTCTTTGCTGCGTCCTCCGTGATCGCGGCCCTCGGTCTGAGCACAGCCCAAAACCAAATCGTCGAGGTCGGGCAACAGAACCCCAGCGTATTCCTCCTACTTATTCCGCTCCAATTCCTGTTGGTCGGCCCAGGGGAAGAACTACTCTTCCGAGGACTCGTACAAGGGACTCTCCGTGAAACTCTCCATCCGGCCCGTGCAATCGTCCTCGCAAGCGCCCTCTTCGCGTCGATCCATCTCTTTTCGTTGTCAGGAGAAGGCAAACTGGTGTACATCGGTATCGCGTTCCTTCTGGCCCTCGTACTCGGAGCAGCGTACGAGTACACGGACAACCTCGCGGTTCCAGCCGTGATACACGGTGCGTACAATGCGATACAGTTCGCAAGCGCATATCTGACCGCCACGGGCGGAATGTAA
- a CDS encoding DUF7333 family protein, which translates to MEFDFVRSVVPLAVIVAVATVALTAVMAPSTVFMMVLPSMIAFSVVAYFFGMKHGEFRASP; encoded by the coding sequence ATGGAGTTCGACTTCGTGCGCTCGGTGGTTCCGCTCGCCGTGATCGTCGCCGTCGCAACGGTCGCGCTAACCGCCGTGATGGCACCTTCGACCGTCTTCATGATGGTTCTCCCCTCGATGATCGCGTTCTCGGTGGTCGCGTACTTCTTCGGGATGAAACACGGCGAATTCCGCGCTAGTCCGTAG
- a CDS encoding multicopper oxidase domain-containing protein: protein MTRSFGAPGTGLSRREFLTATGATGLSALAGCSSKTINAPTAATNSPNEAQTSSSDLPYTSPPTVVNVDEQGGSVTMGTQPARHAVHPLDSMGGPVEFPRVWAWQADDHDPSVPGPILRTTEGNDMEVTLDNTNGRRPHTIHFHGVTKTWKNDGVPTSTGIQVPAGEKHTYEIPANVPGTHLYHCHFQTHRHIDMGMYGIFRVDPEGYEPADREYFMTIKDWDSRIPKTWAGEGNFTYDTTSRTPDVFTVNGKSAPRTLHPEQGSPIIVDQGDQVRIHLVNGGYMSHPMHIHNHRFQRVEKDGGVVPEAARHDIDVTNIAPAERHTIEFTADADPGIYLMHCHKVNHVMNGSFYPGGMLTGVVYRSVMDSDIFSQLMEYAGYEPN from the coding sequence ATGACTCGATCCTTCGGTGCTCCTGGAACCGGACTGTCTCGACGAGAATTCCTCACCGCGACCGGCGCGACAGGCCTTTCGGCGTTGGCAGGTTGTTCATCGAAGACGATTAACGCGCCGACGGCGGCCACGAACTCCCCGAACGAGGCACAGACATCTTCGTCGGATCTACCCTACACCAGCCCTCCGACGGTCGTCAACGTCGACGAGCAGGGCGGGTCAGTGACGATGGGGACGCAGCCGGCGCGACACGCCGTTCACCCGCTCGATTCGATGGGCGGCCCGGTCGAGTTCCCGCGGGTCTGGGCCTGGCAGGCCGACGACCACGACCCGAGCGTCCCGGGTCCGATCCTCAGGACGACCGAGGGGAACGACATGGAAGTGACGCTCGACAACACGAACGGACGCCGACCGCACACGATCCACTTCCACGGCGTCACCAAGACGTGGAAGAACGACGGCGTCCCGACATCGACCGGAATACAGGTCCCAGCGGGCGAGAAGCACACCTACGAAATTCCGGCGAACGTTCCGGGGACGCACCTGTACCACTGTCACTTCCAAACACACCGGCATATCGACATGGGGATGTACGGAATCTTCCGAGTCGATCCCGAAGGCTACGAGCCGGCGGACCGGGAGTACTTCATGACGATCAAAGACTGGGACTCGCGGATCCCGAAGACATGGGCCGGCGAGGGGAACTTCACGTACGATACGACCTCGCGGACGCCGGATGTCTTCACCGTCAACGGGAAGAGCGCGCCCCGGACGCTCCATCCCGAACAGGGGTCACCGATCATCGTCGATCAGGGCGATCAGGTTCGCATTCACCTCGTCAACGGCGGGTACATGTCGCACCCGATGCACATCCACAACCATCGCTTCCAGCGCGTCGAAAAGGACGGCGGGGTCGTTCCGGAAGCCGCCAGACACGACATCGACGTCACGAACATCGCCCCCGCGGAACGGCACACGATCGAGTTCACGGCCGACGCGGACCCCGGGATCTACCTCATGCACTGCCACAAGGTCAACCACGTGATGAACGGGTCGTTCTACCCCGGCGGCATGCTTACCGGCGTGGTGTACCGCTCCGTCATGGACTCGGACATCTTCAGTCAGCTCATGGAGTACGCCGGCTACGAACCGAACTGA
- a CDS encoding heavy metal translocating P-type ATPase, with the protein MTEKCSLCGRPIQPSTFEAPGDRGFCSSGCYDVYTTLGAVGSLDDTQSPPGGESTQTGDADPPERDGSRTFLRIDGMYSATCEAYLESVAESQAGVTAAEASYVTETIRIDHDPETVSKDTLRDALSTLGYTAYLRDDASTEADTAGGTTRRSREMGGIRKRRDDQLLGMRYSVGFLFGAFLLVPYVAILYPAQLASIFDWQALAIFEGAFRLDSQGAFVFLRLYFVMTGIILVFTGLPVLRGAYISLKMRRPNTDLLVAITAVSAYLYSTAAVILGQNDIFYDLAIVVTAAVTAMVFYESSIKQRALNRLTELTISQVEQARTYDADGTTQDVRVEDLEAGDVVLVRQGERVPVDGELVEDSCTVDEAIVTGESLPVVKRAGDDVIGGSIVTDGAALVRVGPDVTSSIDRITTAVWDLQSATHGVQRHADQLASYAVFLVVGAAVTVGSVGALAFGMAPPDAALLALLVLLAGSPWALGLATPLSVAKSLSSALRRGIIIFDETVFERLRDVDIVVFDKTGTLTTGEMEVIEADAPAELLDAVAALEQRASHPAANAIVTAFAGRDGGDDTEDQSGSADDAVGTEGDNRIREFTNHRSGIEGVIGNTSYLVGNLDLFAEQGWTVDDDIRSRVADAQGFGQLPVVIGRDGAAEGLIVVGDEPRDGWDDTVSRLGERGTEVVVLTGDDEEATDFFKRHDAVTHVFATVPPEGKTATIRRLKSDGQVAMVGDGTNDAPALAAADLGISLGGGTALAADAADIAIVDNDIRSVETAFDLAGAARRRVKQNNLLAFSYNGIALAALAVGFFNPLTAAAAVIAGGGLIAVNTRRKLLG; encoded by the coding sequence ATGACTGAAAAGTGTTCCCTGTGCGGCCGACCGATTCAACCTTCCACATTCGAGGCTCCCGGTGACCGCGGGTTCTGTTCGAGTGGCTGCTACGATGTGTACACGACACTCGGAGCTGTCGGTTCCCTCGACGACACCCAATCCCCACCTGGGGGCGAAAGTACACAGACAGGAGACGCAGATCCGCCCGAACGAGACGGTTCTCGGACGTTTCTACGGATCGATGGGATGTACTCTGCGACATGTGAGGCATATCTCGAATCGGTCGCTGAGAGCCAGGCGGGAGTGACCGCCGCTGAAGCGAGCTACGTTACAGAGACGATCCGCATCGACCACGACCCAGAAACCGTATCGAAGGATACACTGCGTGACGCGTTGAGTACGCTCGGGTACACAGCATACCTCCGTGACGACGCCTCGACAGAGGCGGATACAGCCGGCGGGACGACGCGCCGGTCACGGGAGATGGGTGGTATTCGAAAGCGGCGAGACGACCAACTCTTGGGCATGCGGTACTCCGTTGGCTTCCTTTTCGGCGCGTTCCTGTTGGTCCCGTACGTCGCGATTCTGTATCCCGCGCAGCTCGCATCAATATTCGACTGGCAAGCGCTCGCGATATTCGAGGGTGCGTTCCGGCTGGACAGTCAGGGCGCGTTCGTTTTTCTCCGACTCTACTTCGTGATGACCGGGATCATCCTCGTCTTCACCGGGCTTCCGGTGTTGCGGGGTGCGTACATCAGTCTGAAAATGCGTCGGCCAAACACCGACCTGTTAGTCGCGATCACTGCGGTGAGTGCGTATCTGTACAGTACGGCCGCCGTCATCCTCGGACAGAATGATATCTTCTACGACCTCGCGATCGTCGTGACGGCTGCGGTCACCGCGATGGTGTTCTACGAGTCGTCGATCAAACAGCGCGCACTCAACCGGCTCACCGAGCTCACGATATCGCAGGTCGAGCAGGCGCGGACGTACGACGCAGACGGAACCACTCAGGACGTTCGCGTCGAGGACCTCGAGGCGGGCGATGTCGTCCTCGTTCGACAGGGGGAACGCGTGCCGGTCGACGGCGAACTCGTCGAAGACAGCTGTACCGTCGACGAAGCGATCGTGACCGGTGAGTCGCTTCCGGTGGTGAAACGCGCCGGCGACGACGTGATCGGGGGGTCGATCGTCACGGACGGCGCTGCGTTGGTCCGTGTCGGCCCAGACGTGACGAGCAGTATCGACCGGATAACGACCGCTGTCTGGGACTTACAGAGCGCGACGCACGGGGTCCAGCGGCACGCCGACCAACTCGCGTCGTACGCCGTGTTCCTCGTCGTCGGAGCCGCCGTCACGGTCGGCAGCGTCGGGGCGCTCGCATTCGGGATGGCCCCGCCCGACGCTGCCCTCCTCGCGCTGTTGGTCCTCCTCGCCGGCTCGCCGTGGGCGCTCGGACTCGCGACGCCGTTGTCGGTCGCGAAGAGTCTCTCCAGTGCGCTCCGGCGCGGGATCATCATCTTCGACGAAACGGTCTTCGAACGGCTCCGCGACGTCGATATCGTCGTTTTCGATAAGACGGGGACGCTCACGACCGGAGAGATGGAGGTGATAGAAGCGGACGCGCCCGCGGAGTTGCTCGACGCCGTCGCCGCGCTCGAACAACGAGCGTCACACCCCGCCGCGAACGCGATTGTGACGGCGTTCGCCGGCAGAGATGGAGGCGACGACACGGAGGATCAGTCGGGCTCGGCAGACGACGCGGTCGGAACGGAAGGCGACAATCGGATACGGGAGTTCACGAACCACCGATCCGGTATCGAAGGCGTGATCGGCAACACGTCGTATCTCGTCGGGAACCTCGATCTGTTCGCGGAACAGGGGTGGACCGTCGACGACGATATCCGGTCGCGGGTCGCCGACGCTCAGGGATTCGGTCAGCTGCCGGTCGTGATCGGTCGTGACGGGGCAGCAGAGGGGCTGATAGTCGTCGGGGACGAGCCGCGGGACGGCTGGGACGACACCGTCTCTCGGCTCGGAGAACGAGGCACGGAGGTCGTCGTCCTGACCGGCGACGACGAGGAAGCGACGGACTTCTTCAAGCGACACGACGCCGTGACGCACGTCTTTGCGACGGTTCCGCCGGAGGGGAAGACGGCGACGATCCGGCGACTCAAATCTGACGGGCAGGTCGCGATGGTCGGTGACGGCACCAACGACGCACCGGCGCTCGCCGCCGCCGATCTTGGCATCTCGCTGGGCGGGGGGACGGCGTTGGCCGCCGACGCCGCCGACATTGCGATTGTCGATAACGACATCCGCTCCGTCGAAACCGCGTTCGACCTCGCGGGAGCGGCTCGCCGTCGTGTGAAACAGAACAACCTCCTCGCGTTCTCCTACAACGGTATTGCCCTCGCGGCGTTGGCCGTCGGGTTCTTCAATCCGCTGACGGCAGCGGCCGCGGTCATCGCTGGCGGTGGGTTGATCGCGGTAAACACTCGACGAAAACTCCTCGGGTAG
- a CDS encoding cation diffusion facilitator family transporter has product MTVHEHTHGESSERDPPSDTSNSTRRLALVAVVNFVGFVVELAGGLLFGSVALISDAIHMLFDMLAYAVAYGASYTAERFEGGEAWSYGLHRLEPVAAFLNGVLLLPMVGYILWESYQRFLEPVAIDPELTLIIATGGLLVNIGSVYVLQGGEMSLNERGAFYHLLGDAGGSIAVIVSTVAVAVFDLPIADPVAAVLIGLLVLASAENVLRESTAILLERSPVSPADLRDELTTLDGVDGVEDLHVWQVCSQLTVATVRLTDTATTIEEQQTVRSRVHDHLTDQGIDHATVEFGERNDQIDTTNHTH; this is encoded by the coding sequence ATGACCGTACACGAGCATACACACGGAGAGTCGTCAGAGCGCGATCCTCCGTCTGACACGAGTAATAGTACGCGCCGACTGGCACTCGTCGCCGTCGTCAACTTTGTGGGGTTCGTCGTAGAGCTTGCTGGCGGACTGTTGTTCGGTTCGGTGGCGCTCATCAGCGACGCGATTCACATGTTGTTCGATATGCTCGCGTACGCGGTGGCGTACGGCGCAAGCTACACCGCCGAGCGGTTCGAGGGCGGCGAGGCGTGGTCGTACGGTCTCCACCGACTGGAGCCGGTTGCGGCCTTCCTGAACGGCGTCTTGCTCCTTCCGATGGTCGGATACATCCTCTGGGAATCCTACCAGCGGTTCCTCGAGCCGGTGGCGATCGACCCGGAGTTAACGCTGATCATCGCCACAGGCGGCTTGCTGGTGAACATCGGCTCGGTGTACGTGTTACAGGGCGGAGAGATGAGCCTCAACGAGCGCGGGGCGTTCTATCACCTGCTCGGTGACGCCGGTGGTTCCATCGCTGTGATCGTGTCCACGGTCGCTGTCGCCGTCTTCGATCTCCCTATCGCGGATCCTGTGGCTGCCGTACTCATCGGACTGCTAGTACTCGCGTCGGCCGAGAACGTCCTTCGAGAAAGCACAGCTATCCTGCTGGAGCGGAGCCCCGTGTCGCCAGCGGACCTCCGAGATGAATTGACGACACTCGACGGCGTCGACGGGGTCGAGGACCTCCACGTCTGGCAGGTCTGTAGTCAACTCACCGTCGCGACCGTCCGCCTCACCGATACGGCGACCACGATCGAGGAGCAACAGACGGTCCGGTCGCGGGTCCACGACCATCTCACGGACCAGGGCATCGACCACGCAACCGTCGAGTTCGGCGAGCGGAACGACCAGATCGATACCACGAATCACACCCACTAA
- a CDS encoding disulfide bond formation protein B: MQLNQTESWTSDGQFWLAGGAGVATVATLGSLWFSLGLDLIPCTLCWYQRILMYPLVVVLGVAALESHNTVWRTVVPLSLVGALIAGYHSVLQATTASCTLAGPCAVVQWQAPMIGLTIPNLSLIAFVLVTITVFAGSNLAEPVRNY, from the coding sequence ATGCAGCTGAATCAAACTGAGTCATGGACGTCCGACGGTCAATTCTGGCTTGCAGGCGGGGCAGGCGTCGCGACGGTTGCGACCCTGGGAAGCCTCTGGTTCAGTCTCGGCCTCGATCTCATTCCGTGTACCCTCTGCTGGTACCAACGTATCCTCATGTATCCGCTCGTCGTCGTTCTCGGCGTTGCCGCCCTCGAGAGTCACAACACGGTCTGGCGAACAGTTGTGCCACTATCCTTGGTGGGTGCTTTAATCGCGGGATATCACTCCGTGCTCCAAGCAACGACGGCTTCATGTACCCTTGCTGGCCCCTGTGCAGTCGTCCAGTGGCAGGCTCCGATGATCGGACTCACGATTCCGAATCTCTCACTGATCGCGTTCGTGCTCGTGACGATTACAGTCTTCGCCGGATCGAATCTCGCCGAACCTGTGCGTAATTATTGA
- a CDS encoding plastocyanin/azurin family copper-binding protein, producing MERRQILKTAGILATGSVTSLAGCSGSGNGNGESEATTTEDTNGDSGGETNAGSGGSNTVMMVTEGSEYYFDPIGLFIEPGETVTFKNQSGSHSATVYKQGTSSAEVTRIPEGAEAFNSEILSEQGATFEHTFETTGTYDYFCIPHKSLGMVGRIVVGEPGGPAEGGMPPDGNVPESQTIVDQDSVSYNSFSE from the coding sequence ATGGAGCGGAGACAGATTCTCAAGACCGCTGGGATTCTCGCTACAGGTAGTGTAACTAGTCTTGCCGGATGCAGTGGTTCAGGGAACGGAAACGGTGAGAGTGAGGCGACGACGACAGAGGATACAAATGGAGATTCAGGAGGAGAAACGAATGCTGGATCGGGTGGCTCAAACACGGTAATGATGGTCACCGAAGGGAGCGAGTATTATTTCGATCCCATCGGGTTGTTCATCGAACCCGGAGAAACCGTGACATTCAAAAACCAGAGTGGGAGTCACTCGGCAACTGTCTACAAACAAGGAACGAGTTCAGCAGAGGTGACACGGATTCCCGAGGGAGCAGAAGCGTTCAATAGCGAAATCCTGAGTGAACAGGGGGCAACGTTTGAGCATACGTTCGAGACCACGGGCACGTACGATTATTTTTGTATCCCGCACAAATCCTTGGGAATGGTTGGGCGGATTGTCGTTGGCGAACCCGGCGGTCCCGCGGAGGGGGGTATGCCGCCGGACGGAAATGTTCCCGAAAGCCAGACCATCGTCGATCAAGACAGCGTTTCGTACAATTCATTTTCTGAGTAA